Proteins encoded by one window of Inmirania thermothiophila:
- the merF gene encoding mercury resistance system transport protein MerF — MRETTAMNDRKLLKWGSAGTIIAAICCFTPALLILLPALGLAAWLAWADYVLWPMLIVSAGVTLFAWLRMRRRRACGVPEAGR; from the coding sequence ATGCGAGAAACGACCGCAATGAACGACCGCAAGCTACTGAAATGGGGTTCCGCAGGGACCATCATCGCGGCGATCTGCTGCTTCACCCCGGCCCTGCTGATCCTGCTGCCGGCGCTGGGCCTTGCGGCCTGGCTGGCCTGGGCGGACTACGTCCTGTGGCCGATGCTGATCGTCTCCGCGGGGGTGACGCTGTTTGCGTGGCTGCGGATGCGGCGGCGCCGGGCGTGTGGGGTGCCGGAGGCCGGGCGATGA
- a CDS encoding cation transporter has protein sequence MDGRRKRVGRLALGLCLVVALGLAWSAQAALRTVTLAVEGMTCPSCPYIVRRTLERVPGVREVRVSYAERKAVVTYDDARARVEDLTAATAAMGYPARPLTGTRP, from the coding sequence ATGGACGGACGGCGGAAACGGGTGGGACGGCTGGCGCTGGGGCTGTGCCTGGTCGTGGCGCTGGGGCTTGCGTGGAGCGCGCAGGCGGCGCTGCGGACGGTGACGCTGGCGGTGGAGGGCATGACCTGCCCGAGCTGCCCCTACATCGTGCGCAGGACGCTGGAGCGGGTGCCCGGCGTGCGGGAGGTGCGGGTCTCCTACGCGGAGCGCAAGGCGGTGGTGACCTACGACGACGCGAGGGCGCGGGTGGAGGATCTCACGGCGGCGACGGCGGCCATGGGCTACCCCGCCCGCCCCCTGACCGGGACGCGGCCCTGA
- a CDS encoding mercuric transporter MerT family protein: protein MAATNEGLEARPQAAAGDRGARVAAAGSVLGAVAASSCCIVPLVLFSLGATGAWIGNLTALAPYQPYFVAATVLFLGLGFWRVYRRPACAGGGCAPARRSPWVVGALWAATVLTAAALAFPYVAPLWLEG from the coding sequence ATGGCGGCGACGAACGAAGGGCTCGAGGCGCGGCCGCAGGCCGCGGCCGGCGACCGCGGGGCGCGGGTGGCGGCGGCGGGCAGCGTCCTGGGGGCGGTGGCGGCCTCCTCCTGCTGCATCGTGCCGCTGGTGCTCTTCAGCCTCGGGGCGACCGGGGCCTGGATCGGCAACCTCACCGCGCTCGCACCCTATCAGCCGTATTTCGTCGCCGCCACGGTGCTGTTCCTGGGCCTCGGTTTCTGGCGTGTGTACCGGCGTCCGGCCTGTGCCGGCGGGGGCTGCGCGCCGGCGCGGCGCAGCCCCTGGGTGGTGGGGGCGCTGTGGGCGGCGACGGTGCTCACCGCGGCGGCCCTGGCCTTCCCCTACGTGGCGCCGCTGTGGCTGGAGGGCTGA
- a CDS encoding MerR family transcriptional regulator produces MGADPRGLLSIGALGRATGVRVETIRYYERLGLLAPRSRTEGGHRLYDAAARARLTFIRRARELGFSLDEIRGLLAIADEARPDCAAVQALAERHLHDVRRRIADLRRMETVLDAMLAQCRAGRSPACPLIEALAHASGGPRDEAG; encoded by the coding sequence ATGGGCGCAGATCCCCGCGGGCTCCTCAGCATCGGCGCGCTGGGCCGCGCCACCGGCGTCCGCGTCGAGACCATCCGCTACTACGAGCGTCTCGGGCTGCTTGCGCCCCGCAGCCGCACCGAGGGCGGGCACCGCCTCTACGACGCCGCCGCGCGCGCGCGCCTGACCTTCATCCGCCGCGCCCGCGAGCTCGGCTTCTCCCTCGACGAGATCCGCGGGCTCCTCGCCATCGCCGACGAGGCGCGGCCCGACTGCGCCGCCGTGCAGGCCCTCGCCGAGCGGCACCTGCACGACGTCCGCCGACGCATCGCCGACCTGCGGCGCATGGAGACCGTCCTCGACGCCATGCTCGCCCAGTGCCGCGCCGGCCGCTCCCCGGCGTGCCCGCTGATCGAGGCGCTCGCCCACGCGAGCGGCGGCCCGCGCGACGAGGCCGGCTAG
- a CDS encoding DUF3422 family protein, protein MLPLREHPQRRALAREAHARPYESLQAPVRVSHLALVTGEGGAGADHAHLSTLCEAEGVPTPPREAKHHAVDLGWGRLRWERHTEFSTYTFIVRGGFRDPFGEPPLAAVPRDWLAGLPGELLVALHLAMRPRTAPVPTLEELGEHLAPTAIAGSRVAGGAAYVWSDFRLHADGFGRILVHDRGLRGRQAGRLVQRLLEIETYRMMALLALPLARTHGPALAELDGRLAEVTARLASPGSLEDERALLTDLTAMAAAVERIGAETAYRFGAAAAYHDLVRRRIAELREERIPGLQTIEEFMTRRLEPAMATCRSVNARREEIAERIARAANLLRTRIDIALEEQNRDLLASMDRRARLQLRLQETVEGLSVVVLSYYLVSLVGYAAKAAKAAGLPLDPALATGFAIPVVVGAVGWGIQRMRRRLMREEGRRHP, encoded by the coding sequence ATGCTGCCGCTGCGCGAGCACCCCCAGCGCCGCGCCCTCGCGCGCGAGGCCCACGCCCGCCCGTACGAGAGCCTGCAGGCGCCGGTGCGCGTCTCCCACCTCGCCCTGGTCACGGGGGAGGGCGGGGCCGGCGCCGACCACGCCCACCTGAGCACCCTCTGCGAGGCCGAGGGCGTGCCCACGCCGCCGCGCGAGGCGAAGCACCACGCCGTGGATCTCGGCTGGGGGCGCCTGCGCTGGGAGCGCCACACCGAGTTCTCCACCTACACCTTCATCGTCCGCGGCGGCTTCCGCGATCCCTTCGGCGAGCCGCCCCTCGCCGCCGTGCCCCGGGACTGGCTCGCGGGCCTTCCGGGCGAGCTCCTGGTCGCCCTCCACCTCGCCATGCGCCCGCGCACGGCGCCGGTCCCCACCCTCGAGGAGCTCGGCGAGCATCTCGCCCCCACCGCCATCGCCGGCAGCCGCGTCGCCGGCGGTGCCGCCTACGTCTGGAGCGACTTCCGCCTCCATGCCGACGGCTTCGGCCGCATCCTGGTGCACGACCGCGGGCTGCGGGGCCGCCAGGCCGGGCGCCTCGTCCAGCGGCTGCTCGAGATCGAGACCTACCGCATGATGGCGCTGCTGGCCCTGCCGCTCGCCCGCACCCACGGCCCGGCCCTCGCCGAGCTCGACGGGCGCCTCGCCGAGGTCACCGCCCGGCTCGCCTCGCCGGGCAGTCTCGAGGACGAGCGGGCGCTGCTCACCGACCTCACCGCCATGGCCGCCGCGGTGGAACGGATCGGCGCCGAGACCGCCTACCGCTTCGGTGCCGCCGCCGCCTATCACGACCTCGTGCGCCGGCGCATCGCCGAGCTGCGCGAGGAGCGCATCCCGGGCCTGCAGACCATCGAGGAGTTCATGACCCGCCGCCTCGAGCCCGCCATGGCCACCTGCCGCTCGGTGAACGCGCGGCGCGAGGAGATCGCCGAGCGCATCGCCCGCGCCGCCAACCTCCTGCGCACCCGCATCGACATCGCGCTGGAGGAGCAGAACCGCGATCTGCTGGCCTCCATGGACCGGCGGGCGCGCCTGCAGCTCAGACTGCAGGAGACCGTCGAGGGGCTCTCCGTGGTGGTGCTCAGCTACTACCTCGTGAGCCTCGTGGGCTACGCCGCCAAGGCGGCCAAGGCCGCGGGCCTGCCCCTGGATCCCGCCCTCGCCACGGGGTTCGCGATCCCCGTGGTGGTGGGCGCCGTGGGGTGGGGCATCCAGCGCATGCGCAGGCGCCTCATGCGCGAGGAAGGCCGGCGCCATCCCTGA
- a CDS encoding alpha/beta fold hydrolase: MPHEELWVETRGLRLAALAWGEPGLPVVLAVHGWLDNAASFEPLARHLAGRLRLVALELPGHGHSAHRPPGLPYHFVDFVQDVVDALDALGLEEVALLGHSLGASVAAFVAAAAPERVRRLALVEGLGPTSGRPREEPGRLRTAVAQMRRHDPERRPRHASLDEAAAARARAGGLSLQAARLLAARGTRRDRDGRVTWRSDPRLTFRSPIYLTEAQVRAFLRAIAAPTLLILGRDGLLAGRAATRARMACLRDLRLELLPGGHHLHMERPQAVAEVLLPFLAA, translated from the coding sequence ATGCCGCACGAGGAGCTGTGGGTGGAGACCCGGGGGCTGCGCCTTGCGGCACTGGCCTGGGGCGAGCCCGGGCTGCCGGTGGTGCTGGCGGTGCACGGCTGGCTCGACAACGCGGCCTCGTTCGAGCCGCTGGCGCGGCATCTCGCGGGACGGCTGCGGCTGGTGGCCCTGGAGCTTCCCGGCCACGGCCACTCGGCCCACCGCCCGCCGGGCCTGCCCTACCACTTCGTGGACTTCGTCCAGGACGTGGTGGACGCCCTGGACGCACTGGGGCTCGAGGAGGTGGCGCTGCTCGGGCACTCCCTCGGGGCCTCGGTGGCGGCCTTCGTCGCCGCCGCGGCACCGGAACGCGTCCGCCGCCTCGCCCTCGTCGAGGGCCTGGGGCCCACCAGCGGCCGCCCGCGGGAGGAGCCCGGGCGCTTGCGCACGGCGGTGGCGCAGATGCGGCGCCACGACCCCGAGCGCAGGCCGCGCCATGCGAGCCTCGACGAGGCGGCCGCGGCGCGCGCCCGCGCCGGCGGTCTCTCACTGCAGGCGGCGCGGCTGCTCGCCGCACGCGGCACGCGGCGCGACCGCGACGGGCGCGTCACCTGGCGCTCCGACCCGCGCCTCACCTTCCGCTCCCCGATCTATCTGACGGAGGCGCAGGTGCGCGCCTTTCTGCGCGCCATCGCCGCCCCCACCCTCCTGATCCTCGGCCGCGACGGCCTGCTCGCCGGCCGCGCCGCGACCCGCGCGCGCATGGCGTGCCTGCGCGACCTGCGCCTCGAGCTCCTGCCCGGGGGGCACCATCTGCACATGGAACGGCCGCAGGCGGTGGCGGAGGTCCTCCTCCCCTTCCTCGCCGCGTGA
- a CDS encoding acyl-CoA dehydrogenase family protein, with protein MEQVVPEAPLEPACALAPALGAELAAYAAWWREEGEALSCAVDRAGTPWLRTWDRQGRREDGVLWSGGRDRLLHRGYAAGVVSRALAGAGLGPFFALGWITAYHDPGLYCPYTVSLATALALEKYGDPAWAAPLLDPFRDPASGWEGATWMTERAGGSDLGAGVETVAAPEGGAWRLTGEKYFASNVGADVAVVAARPAGAPPGVRGLGLFAVPRRRPDGGLNYRVRRLKDKIGTRSVATGEVLLEGAVGWSLGGPGEGIYRILEVLNLSRVANAVAAAALARRALDEATAYARVRVVFGRPLARHPLFAAEARSMAAAVDGAVALALEAARCLDAVWRVRPPYDDAYHRFRLLAHLAKYHTAEVAVAAARWAMEAHGGLGMLAEQGVERLLREALILATWEGTPHRQALDGIEVCQRKGAHRLLAAHLAPRLRRGEAERILRPVERLLAGAEPEARARAVFAALARRVAAVLARGA; from the coding sequence ATGGAGCAGGTGGTCCCCGAGGCGCCGCTGGAGCCGGCCTGCGCCCTCGCGCCGGCCCTGGGGGCGGAGCTTGCCGCGTACGCCGCGTGGTGGCGCGAGGAGGGCGAGGCCCTCTCGTGCGCCGTCGACCGCGCCGGCACCCCTTGGCTTCGGACCTGGGACCGGCAGGGGCGGCGCGAGGACGGGGTGCTGTGGAGCGGCGGTCGTGACCGCCTCCTGCACCGCGGCTACGCCGCCGGTGTCGTCTCGCGGGCGCTCGCCGGCGCGGGGCTGGGGCCCTTCTTCGCCCTCGGCTGGATCACCGCCTATCATGACCCCGGCCTCTACTGCCCCTACACCGTCTCCCTCGCCACGGCCCTCGCCCTCGAGAAGTACGGCGATCCGGCATGGGCCGCACCGCTCCTCGATCCCTTCCGCGACCCCGCCTCGGGCTGGGAGGGGGCGACCTGGATGACGGAGCGGGCAGGGGGGTCGGACCTCGGCGCCGGGGTCGAGACCGTCGCTGCACCCGAGGGTGGGGCCTGGCGGCTCACGGGGGAGAAGTACTTCGCGAGCAACGTCGGCGCCGACGTCGCGGTGGTCGCGGCGCGTCCGGCCGGCGCCCCTCCGGGGGTGCGGGGGCTCGGCCTCTTCGCGGTGCCGCGCCGGCGCCCCGACGGCGGCCTCAACTACCGGGTGCGCCGCCTCAAGGACAAGATCGGGACGCGCTCCGTCGCCACCGGGGAGGTGCTGCTGGAGGGCGCCGTCGGCTGGTCCCTGGGCGGTCCGGGGGAGGGGATCTACCGCATCCTCGAGGTCCTGAACCTGTCCCGGGTGGCCAACGCGGTGGCCGCCGCCGCCCTCGCCCGCAGGGCCCTCGACGAGGCCACGGCCTATGCCCGCGTCCGGGTGGTCTTCGGCCGGCCGCTGGCCAGGCACCCCCTCTTCGCCGCCGAGGCGCGGAGCATGGCGGCGGCGGTGGACGGCGCCGTGGCCCTCGCCCTCGAGGCCGCGCGCTGCCTGGATGCGGTCTGGCGCGTGCGCCCGCCCTACGACGACGCCTATCACCGCTTCCGGCTCCTCGCCCACCTCGCCAAGTACCACACCGCGGAGGTCGCGGTGGCGGCGGCGCGCTGGGCCATGGAGGCCCACGGCGGCCTCGGCATGCTCGCCGAGCAGGGCGTCGAGCGCCTGCTGCGGGAGGCCCTGATCCTCGCCACCTGGGAGGGGACCCCCCACCGCCAGGCCCTCGACGGCATCGAGGTCTGCCAGCGCAAGGGCGCGCACCGCCTCCTCGCGGCCCACCTCGCCCCGCGGCTGCGGCGGGGCGAGGCGGAGCGCATCCTCCGCCCCGTCGAGCGGCTGCTGGCGGGGGCGGAGCCGGAGGCGCGGGCCCGTGCCGTGTTCGCGGCCCTGGCGCGGCGCGTCGCCGCGGTCCTCGCCCGCGGGGCCTGA
- a CDS encoding TRAP transporter substrate-binding protein has translation MTSGQTPNKAEARTDGGRRRFLKAGAATAGAATLGFPMISRAQTVTLKMQGAWGAKDIFNDMAMQYVDRVNEMSGGRLKIDYLVSGAVVKSFQVQDAVHKGILDAGHQVAAYWYGKHKAASLFGTGPVFGQNAHHTLAWIYNGGGLELYHELLQKVLKLNLVGFFAMPMPTQPLGWFKERITGPEQLRGLKYRTVGLATDIMAAMGVKVTQLPGGEIIPALERGVIEAFEYNNPTSDMRFGAQDVSKVYMMGSYHQAAEFFEIIFNKRKFESLPKEFQAILRYAAEAASTANFNLAMDSYSRDLQTLIRQHGVKVYRTPQSVLEEQLKAWDRVLEQLMQDPFFRKVVESQRAFAHRVAFYDLMNQADYKLAFEHYFPGELGF, from the coding sequence ATGACCAGCGGGCAGACCCCGAACAAGGCGGAAGCGCGGACCGACGGCGGCCGGCGCCGCTTCCTCAAGGCGGGCGCCGCCACCGCGGGTGCGGCGACCCTGGGCTTTCCCATGATCTCCCGCGCCCAGACCGTCACCCTGAAGATGCAGGGGGCCTGGGGGGCGAAGGACATCTTCAACGACATGGCCATGCAGTACGTGGACCGCGTCAACGAGATGTCCGGCGGCCGGCTCAAGATCGACTACTTGGTCTCCGGCGCGGTGGTGAAGTCGTTCCAGGTGCAGGACGCGGTGCACAAGGGCATCCTCGACGCGGGCCATCAGGTGGCGGCCTACTGGTACGGCAAGCACAAGGCCGCCTCCCTCTTCGGCACCGGTCCCGTCTTCGGCCAGAACGCCCACCACACCCTGGCCTGGATCTACAACGGCGGCGGCCTCGAGCTCTACCACGAGCTCCTGCAGAAGGTCCTCAAGCTCAATCTGGTCGGCTTCTTCGCCATGCCCATGCCGACGCAGCCGCTGGGCTGGTTCAAGGAGCGGATCACGGGGCCGGAGCAGCTGCGGGGCCTGAAGTACCGCACCGTGGGCCTGGCCACCGACATCATGGCGGCGATGGGGGTGAAGGTGACGCAGCTTCCGGGCGGCGAGATCATCCCGGCCCTGGAGCGCGGCGTGATCGAGGCCTTCGAGTACAACAACCCGACCTCGGACATGCGCTTCGGCGCGCAGGACGTGTCCAAGGTCTACATGATGGGCAGCTACCACCAGGCCGCGGAGTTCTTCGAGATCATCTTCAACAAGCGCAAGTTCGAGTCGCTGCCCAAGGAGTTCCAGGCCATCCTGCGCTATGCCGCGGAGGCGGCGAGCACCGCCAACTTCAACCTCGCCATGGACAGCTACTCGCGCGACCTGCAGACCCTGATCCGGCAGCACGGGGTCAAGGTCTACCGCACGCCGCAGTCGGTGCTGGAGGAGCAGCTCAAGGCCTGGGACCGGGTCCTCGAGCAGCTGATGCAGGACCCCTTCTTCCGCAAGGTGGTGGAGTCGCAGCGGGCCTTCGCCCACCGCGTGGCCTTCTACGACCTCATGAACCAGGCCGACTACAAGCTCGCCTTCGAGCACTACTTCCCCGGCGAGCTCGGCTTCTGA
- a CDS encoding TRAP transporter small permease subunit, translated as MDRLLLFIDGLSTWVGKAFAWSLLIGTLGTSYDVFVRYAFRNPTDWAFDMSYTTYGALIMMGGAYTLARNAHVRGDVIYRLWPRRVQAGVDLVLYFLFFFPAVAALVVAGWDYAGESWSYMPYGPQGPRGEVSINSPAGVPISPLKTVLPVGAMFLFLQGIAEVIRCLMCIRSGRWPERLHDVEETEVALLAQRERALEHGLHLDAGEGTDGEARR; from the coding sequence ATGGACCGCCTGCTGCTCTTCATCGACGGCCTCAGCACCTGGGTGGGCAAGGCCTTCGCTTGGTCGCTCCTGATCGGCACCCTGGGCACGAGCTACGACGTCTTCGTCCGCTACGCCTTCCGCAACCCCACGGACTGGGCGTTCGACATGAGCTACACCACCTACGGGGCGCTGATCATGATGGGCGGCGCCTACACCCTGGCGCGCAACGCCCACGTCCGCGGCGACGTCATCTACCGGCTGTGGCCGCGGCGGGTGCAGGCGGGCGTCGACCTCGTCCTCTACTTCCTCTTCTTCTTCCCGGCGGTGGCGGCGCTGGTGGTGGCCGGGTGGGACTATGCGGGCGAGTCCTGGAGCTACATGCCCTACGGGCCGCAGGGGCCGCGCGGCGAGGTCAGCATCAACTCCCCCGCCGGGGTCCCCATCTCGCCCCTGAAGACGGTCCTCCCGGTGGGGGCCATGTTCCTCTTCCTGCAGGGGATCGCGGAGGTGATCCGCTGCCTGATGTGCATCCGCAGCGGGCGCTGGCCGGAGCGGCTGCACGACGTGGAGGAGACGGAGGTGGCCCTGCTCGCCCAGCGCGAGCGGGCCCTCGAGCACGGGTTGCACCTGGACGCCGGGGAGGGCACCGACGGGGAGGCGCGGCGATGA
- a CDS encoding TRAP transporter large permease encodes MSDPQVAMLMLALLVATILLGFPIAFTLLAMGIGFGFYAYYSPDVPFFENTIFDLTVNQTYSVISNDVLVAVPLFLFMGYIVERANIVDKLFFSLNIAARRVPASMAVAALGTCAIFATAVGIIGAVVTLMGLLAFPALLKAGYDRQFAAGVICAGGCLGILIPPSIMLILYAATAGVSIVQAYAAAFFPGLLLAGLYMIYVMGRALLNPRLAPKPPKEATEMPMRQVLWMMLTSFVPLAVLILAVLGAILFGLATPTEAASLGAFGGLLLAAAYRTLDWEMLKSSVYLTVRTSAMVCWLFVGSWTFSSVFSYLGGHEIIKEFVLGLNLSPVMFLILAQVIIFLLGWPLEWSEIIIIFVPIFLPLLEPFGVDPLFFGILVALNLQTSFMTPPMAMAAYYLKGVSPPEVQLVDIFKGSFPFLFIVVLAMVLLYNFPDIALWLPNYVYGR; translated from the coding sequence ATGAGCGATCCGCAGGTCGCGATGCTGATGCTCGCCCTCCTCGTCGCCACCATCCTGCTCGGCTTCCCCATCGCCTTCACGCTGCTGGCGATGGGCATCGGCTTCGGCTTCTACGCCTACTACAGCCCGGACGTCCCCTTCTTCGAGAACACCATCTTCGACCTCACCGTCAACCAGACCTACTCGGTGATCTCCAACGACGTCCTCGTCGCCGTGCCCCTGTTCCTCTTCATGGGCTACATCGTCGAGCGCGCCAACATCGTCGACAAGCTCTTCTTCAGCCTCAACATCGCCGCGCGCAGGGTCCCGGCCTCCATGGCCGTGGCGGCCCTCGGCACCTGCGCCATCTTCGCCACCGCCGTGGGCATCATCGGCGCCGTGGTGACGCTGATGGGGCTGCTCGCCTTTCCCGCCCTCCTCAAGGCGGGCTATGACCGCCAGTTCGCGGCCGGCGTGATCTGCGCCGGCGGCTGCCTCGGCATCCTCATCCCGCCGAGCATCATGCTGATCCTCTACGCCGCCACCGCCGGGGTCTCCATCGTCCAGGCCTACGCCGCCGCCTTCTTCCCGGGGCTGCTGCTCGCCGGTCTCTACATGATCTACGTCATGGGCCGCGCCCTGCTCAATCCGAGGCTCGCCCCCAAGCCGCCGAAGGAGGCCACGGAGATGCCCATGCGGCAGGTCCTGTGGATGATGCTCACCTCCTTCGTGCCGCTGGCGGTGCTGATCCTGGCCGTGCTGGGGGCGATCCTCTTCGGCCTCGCCACGCCCACGGAGGCGGCCTCGCTGGGCGCCTTCGGCGGCCTGCTCCTCGCCGCCGCCTACCGCACCCTCGACTGGGAGATGCTCAAGAGCTCGGTCTATCTCACCGTGCGCACCTCCGCCATGGTGTGCTGGCTCTTCGTCGGCTCCTGGACCTTCTCCTCGGTCTTCTCCTACCTCGGCGGACACGAGATCATCAAGGAGTTCGTCCTCGGCCTGAACCTCTCCCCGGTGATGTTCCTGATCCTCGCCCAGGTGATCATCTTCCTCCTGGGCTGGCCGCTGGAGTGGAGCGAGATCATCATCATCTTCGTGCCCATCTTCCTGCCGCTGTTGGAGCCCTTCGGCGTCGATCCCCTCTTCTTCGGCATCCTCGTGGCCCTGAACCTGCAGACCTCCTTCATGACCCCGCCCATGGCCATGGCCGCCTACTACCTCAAGGGGGTCTCGCCGCCCGAGGTCCAGCTCGTGGACATCTTCAAGGGCTCGTTCCCCTTCCTCTTCATCGTCGTCCTGGCGATGGTGCTGCTCTACAACTTCCCCGACATCGCCCTCTGGCTGCCGAACTATGTCTATGGACGCTGA
- a CDS encoding amidase, whose amino-acid sequence MDAETAPHRRGPAAVLVAALREGALDAAELAGQCLEAVAAREAAIGAWAFHDPGHVRRQAAICDELRREGRPLGPLHGLPVAVEDVFDTADMPTGDGSPLHEGRRPLEDAWAVRALRAAGAVLLGKAATAELGCGLPPPTRHPLDAARAVGMGPGGAAAALAAGMAPAALVADCAGSVVPAAAWCGVHAYRPSRGWIPRPGMLRRSRLLDGVAVLAAAVEDLALVAGPLLGDDPEDPDTRPLARPALAEEALRPPPLPPRFGLVEGPEWMRPGPAAAEGLAALAEMLGGEAGRIGLGGRFREAAAQARLVLEADLALRLEEEVGRGRVSPALAELVARGRRHAAVDYLRAAGEAAALYRIVREAFDEYDVLVAPAAAGEAPPRQEQPLDAPFAAPWTLLGMPVVVLPAMTGPDGLPMGVQLIAPRGDDVRLLRAARWLEGRLAATTEETTPCGT is encoded by the coding sequence ATGGACGCTGAGACCGCGCCGCACCGCCGCGGCCCGGCCGCCGTGCTCGTCGCGGCCCTGCGGGAAGGCGCCCTGGACGCCGCCGAGCTCGCCGGGCAGTGCCTCGAGGCCGTCGCCGCGCGGGAGGCCGCCATCGGCGCGTGGGCCTTCCACGACCCCGGCCACGTGCGGCGGCAGGCGGCGATCTGCGACGAGCTGCGCCGGGAGGGGCGCCCCCTCGGCCCCCTCCACGGGCTGCCGGTGGCGGTGGAGGACGTCTTCGACACCGCCGACATGCCCACCGGCGACGGCTCGCCCCTGCACGAGGGGCGCCGCCCGCTCGAGGACGCCTGGGCGGTGCGGGCGCTGCGTGCCGCGGGGGCCGTGCTCCTCGGCAAGGCCGCCACCGCCGAGCTCGGCTGCGGCCTGCCGCCGCCCACCCGCCACCCCCTGGACGCGGCGCGGGCGGTGGGCATGGGGCCCGGCGGCGCCGCCGCGGCGCTCGCCGCGGGCATGGCCCCGGCGGCGCTGGTCGCCGACTGCGCAGGCTCCGTCGTCCCCGCCGCGGCCTGGTGCGGGGTCCACGCCTACCGGCCGAGCCGCGGCTGGATCCCGCGTCCCGGGATGCTGCGCCGCTCGCGGCTGCTCGATGGGGTGGCGGTGCTGGCCGCCGCGGTGGAGGATCTCGCGCTCGTCGCCGGGCCGCTCCTCGGCGACGACCCCGAGGACCCGGACACCCGCCCCCTCGCCCGCCCGGCCCTGGCCGAGGAGGCGCTGCGCCCGCCCCCGCTGCCGCCCCGGTTCGGTCTCGTGGAGGGGCCGGAGTGGATGCGGCCCGGGCCCGCCGCGGCGGAGGGGCTCGCGGCGCTGGCCGAGATGCTCGGCGGGGAGGCCGGCCGCATCGGCCTCGGCGGCCGCTTCCGCGAGGCGGCGGCGCAGGCCCGCCTGGTCCTCGAGGCCGACCTCGCCCTGCGCCTCGAGGAGGAGGTCGGCCGCGGCCGGGTCTCGCCGGCGCTTGCCGAGCTCGTCGCGCGCGGCCGCCGCCACGCCGCCGTGGACTACCTGCGGGCGGCGGGCGAGGCCGCCGCCCTCTACCGCATCGTGCGCGAGGCCTTCGACGAGTATGATGTCCTCGTGGCCCCGGCCGCGGCGGGCGAGGCGCCGCCGCGGCAGGAGCAGCCCCTCGACGCCCCCTTCGCCGCACCATGGACCCTGCTCGGGATGCCAGTGGTGGTGCTGCCGGCGATGACGGGCCCCGATGGGCTGCCCATGGGGGTGCAGCTCATCGCGCCGCGGGGCGACGACGTGCGGCTGCTGCGCGCGGCGCGCTGGCTCGAGGGCCGGCTCGCCGCCACGACGGAGGAGACGACGCCATGCGGGACGTGA
- the cysZ gene encoding sulfate transporter CysZ → MTAAGGMLTGASCALAGFRWIARPGLRRWVAAPLAISLVVVGGGMWWLFGVIGAQAQAAAEAASAWLPAWLAWGAGAVEWLVWLLAVIPALLLGAAGFGVLANVVGAPFNARLAAEVARACGRPPPAGPTDLRGLVKAPWEETRKLLYLGVRALPFLLLFVIPGLQVAAPFLWLLYAGWASAFEHLDYPLSNEGMGVDEIRDVLRRHRAAAWGFGLVAYGLYALPLVNIVAMPAGVAGAALLWSRHLAGAGASPA, encoded by the coding sequence ATGACCGCCGCCGGAGGGATGCTGACGGGGGCCTCCTGCGCCCTCGCCGGGTTTCGCTGGATCGCACGCCCGGGGCTGCGGCGCTGGGTGGCGGCGCCCCTCGCCATCTCCCTCGTCGTGGTGGGCGGGGGGATGTGGTGGCTGTTCGGGGTCATCGGCGCACAGGCGCAGGCGGCGGCCGAGGCCGCATCCGCCTGGCTCCCCGCCTGGCTCGCCTGGGGCGCGGGCGCGGTGGAGTGGCTGGTGTGGCTGCTGGCGGTGATCCCGGCCCTCCTCCTCGGGGCGGCCGGCTTCGGCGTGCTCGCCAACGTGGTGGGTGCGCCCTTCAACGCGCGGCTCGCCGCGGAGGTGGCCCGCGCCTGCGGCCGCCCCCCGCCGGCGGGCCCGACGGACCTGCGCGGCCTGGTCAAGGCCCCCTGGGAGGAGACGCGCAAGCTGCTCTACCTCGGCGTGCGGGCGCTGCCCTTCCTGCTCCTGTTCGTGATCCCGGGGCTGCAGGTGGCGGCACCGTTCCTGTGGCTGCTCTACGCCGGGTGGGCGAGCGCCTTCGAGCACCTGGACTACCCCCTCTCCAACGAGGGCATGGGGGTGGACGAGATCCGGGACGTGCTCCGCCGCCATCGCGCCGCGGCCTGGGGCTTCGGGCTCGTGGCCTACGGCCTCTACGCCCTGCCGCTGGTCAACATCGTGGCCATGCCGGCCGGTGTGGCCGGGGCGGCGCTGCTCTGGAGCCGCCACCTCGCCGGCGCCGGGGCTTCACCTGCCTGA